The Gordonia sp. KTR9 genome contains a region encoding:
- a CDS encoding SDR family NAD(P)-dependent oxidoreductase — translation MSTDTAPQSTDSRPIAVVTGASSGIGAATARQLATQGYHVVLGARRLDRVTALADEIGGTGRQLDVTDDESVAAFVAGLDTVNVLVNNAGGAKGLDPVATADLDDWRWMWETNVLGSLRVTKALLPSLVASGDGLIVSVTSIAAFEAYDNGAGYTSAKHAQGVAHRTLRYELLGKPVRLTEIAPGMVETDFSLVRFEGDRERADAVYAGLTPLVAEDVAEVIGFVASRPPHVNLDQIILKPRDQASARRNIKTG, via the coding sequence ATGAGCACCGACACTGCCCCTCAGTCGACGGACAGCCGACCGATCGCCGTGGTCACCGGCGCGAGTTCGGGTATCGGCGCGGCCACCGCGCGGCAGCTCGCCACGCAGGGTTACCACGTGGTGCTCGGCGCCCGCCGGCTCGATCGGGTGACGGCACTCGCCGACGAGATCGGCGGCACGGGAAGACAACTCGACGTCACCGACGACGAGTCCGTCGCGGCGTTCGTCGCCGGGCTCGACACGGTGAACGTGCTCGTGAACAACGCCGGCGGCGCGAAGGGCCTGGACCCGGTCGCGACCGCCGACCTCGACGACTGGCGCTGGATGTGGGAGACCAACGTCCTGGGCAGTCTGCGGGTCACCAAGGCCCTGCTCCCCTCACTCGTCGCCTCGGGTGACGGTCTGATCGTCTCGGTCACGTCGATCGCGGCGTTCGAGGCCTACGACAACGGCGCCGGGTACACGTCGGCGAAGCACGCCCAGGGCGTCGCCCACCGGACGCTGCGCTATGAACTCCTCGGGAAGCCGGTACGGCTCACCGAGATCGCCCCGGGCATGGTCGAGACCGACTTCTCACTCGTCCGTTTCGAGGGCGATCGGGAACGCGCCGACGCGGTCTACGCGGGGCTCACGCCGCTGGTCGCCGAGGACGTGGCCGAGGTCATCGGGTTCGTCGCGTCCCGCCCGCCCCACGTCAATCTGGATCAGATCATCCTCAAGCCGCGCGACCAGGCCTCGGCCCGGAGGAACATCAAGACGGGGTAG
- a CDS encoding ROK family transcriptional regulator, with translation MRGGVIPAALQLTSTPAAAVLHAIRVGGPVTRDQLASTTGLSPATINRQVHALAAHGLIVERPDLAGPKSIGRPKNPLTLDRDSLCVAGMHIGARRTVLAIADLGGRTLHSHAVLTPTGDQEDALRHLCALLAELAARFSGRRVLWGGVAVGGAVDAETGVVNHRVLGWHQLSVGATLAEHLDTPVSVCEHVEAMAAAELLLTHPRDDGGSGLFFYARETAGMAMTLDGRVHVPERGAGTIAHLPVTAPVLAPGLTRVRLQNVIGDDAAEAAARRLGISPTSPRIVDERARVLGESVALIRDVINPDAIVVAGDAFAAHPHGLAPVQAAFDEATTLTWPLEIAPSRFGVRVQESAAIVVALSVIYADPVAAMATL, from the coding sequence ATGCGTGGGGGAGTCATCCCGGCGGCGCTGCAACTGACCTCCACCCCGGCGGCGGCGGTCCTGCACGCGATCCGGGTCGGTGGGCCGGTGACCCGGGATCAGCTCGCGTCGACGACGGGCCTGTCGCCGGCCACCATCAACCGTCAGGTGCACGCACTCGCCGCTCATGGCCTCATCGTCGAACGACCCGACCTGGCGGGGCCGAAATCGATTGGCAGACCGAAGAATCCGCTGACCCTCGACCGTGACTCGCTGTGTGTTGCCGGGATGCACATCGGTGCACGGCGAACCGTGCTCGCCATCGCCGACCTCGGCGGACGAACGTTGCACAGCCATGCGGTGCTCACGCCGACCGGTGACCAGGAGGACGCCCTGCGGCACCTCTGCGCACTGCTCGCCGAACTCGCCGCACGCTTCAGCGGGCGTCGGGTGCTGTGGGGTGGCGTCGCCGTCGGCGGTGCGGTCGACGCCGAGACCGGTGTGGTGAATCATCGGGTCCTGGGCTGGCATCAACTCAGCGTGGGCGCAACACTTGCCGAACACCTCGACACCCCGGTGTCGGTGTGCGAGCACGTCGAGGCGATGGCCGCCGCCGAGCTGCTGCTGACCCACCCGCGTGACGACGGGGGCTCCGGGTTGTTCTTCTACGCACGTGAAACAGCAGGGATGGCAATGACTCTCGACGGCCGGGTGCATGTGCCGGAACGCGGGGCGGGCACCATCGCCCACCTGCCGGTCACGGCGCCCGTGCTCGCGCCGGGACTCACCCGGGTCCGATTGCAGAACGTCATCGGCGACGACGCCGCGGAGGCGGCGGCCCGTCGTCTCGGGATCAGTCCCACGTCGCCCCGGATCGTCGACGAACGCGCCCGCGTCCTCGGTGAGTCGGTCGCGCTCATCCGGGACGTGATCAATCCCGACGCCATCGTCGTCGCCGGCGACGCGTTCGCCGCGCACCCGCACGGGCTCGCGCCGGTGCAGGCGGCCTTCGACGAAGCCACGACGCTCACGTGGCCGCTGGAGATCGCGCCCTCGAGGTTCGGTGTGCGGGTGCAGGAGAGCGCGGCGATCGTGGTGGCGCTCAGTGTCATCTACGCGGATCCGGTCGCGGCGATGGCGACCTTGTGA
- a CDS encoding transglutaminase-like domain-containing protein gives MTLPRDVSARLEVRVDDPTELEMQITVARLPGLQLEEELKVEFDGRSVTPEEMIGQHGSRIHRLQLERGVLTIDYWASVLTPADPLPVDVTDRSTYLRPSRYAECDKFFGFAAGQFDSSLPDGEILRQVAAYVSDRLSYIPGASDPIDGAADTLLAGAGVCRDYAHLVVALLRALNIPARLVAVYAPGCSPMDFHAVAEAIVDGEWVSVDATGLAPRQSLVRISTGRDAADTAFLDNHRGSINLNSYEVTATVRGDLPIDDGNARIRIG, from the coding sequence ATGACGCTGCCCCGCGATGTGTCCGCACGGCTCGAGGTGCGGGTCGACGACCCCACCGAACTGGAGATGCAGATCACCGTCGCCCGACTGCCCGGACTCCAACTGGAGGAGGAACTCAAGGTCGAATTCGACGGCCGGTCGGTCACCCCGGAGGAGATGATCGGGCAGCACGGCTCCCGCATCCACCGGTTGCAGCTCGAGCGGGGCGTCCTGACCATCGACTACTGGGCGTCGGTGCTCACCCCCGCCGACCCGCTGCCCGTCGACGTCACCGACCGTTCGACCTATCTCCGTCCGAGCCGATATGCCGAGTGCGACAAGTTCTTCGGGTTCGCGGCAGGTCAGTTCGACTCGTCGCTGCCCGACGGCGAGATCCTGCGGCAGGTCGCCGCCTACGTGTCGGACCGGCTCAGCTACATCCCCGGCGCGAGTGACCCCATCGACGGTGCCGCCGACACCCTGCTCGCCGGTGCGGGCGTGTGCCGCGACTATGCGCATCTCGTCGTCGCGCTCCTGCGGGCCCTCAACATCCCGGCGCGGCTCGTCGCGGTCTACGCGCCCGGATGTTCGCCGATGGATTTCCATGCCGTCGCCGAGGCGATCGTGGACGGCGAATGGGTGTCGGTCGACGCGACCGGACTGGCCCCACGGCAGAGCCTCGTGCGGATCTCGACCGGCCGCGACGCCGCCGACACCGCATTCCTCGACAACCATCGCGGTTCGATCAACCTCAACTCCTACGAGGTGACGGCGACGGTACGGGGGGACCTTCCGATCGACGACGGGAATGCGCGCATCCGGATAGGCTGA
- a CDS encoding zinc-binding metallopeptidase family protein: MHALTCPVCNALSGFDRQTCPNCGTTVGVHLPSRSLYAVSADGVEIDGIRWVRCSLWDRTHCNWLTPAEVADDSIGLRGRCFPESLIRRQPDAEDTIALEKLAPASFDLRLLIYQLVDLGLPVEPFWRTDGGLAFDLLSSQTLGRPVMIGHAGGVVTIDLAETQDAYRERLRVDLGEQYRTMLGHFRHETGHYFEHVLVETGPGADRYLERCRDLFGDERASYADAITRHYRFGAPENWHDSYISEYATMHPWEDFAECFAHYLHITGTIDTARESGLNLDAQQVRFTMERDIVPLRSYADEPIERLLYDWKWLSLMLNRVNVAMGRRPLYPFTIPEPVVRKLGFVHEVIRESARRAVATDPLVAMPA; this comes from the coding sequence GTGCATGCGCTCACCTGTCCGGTTTGTAATGCGTTGTCCGGCTTCGACCGTCAGACCTGCCCGAACTGCGGGACGACCGTCGGCGTGCACCTCCCGTCACGGTCGTTGTACGCGGTCTCGGCGGACGGGGTCGAGATCGATGGCATCCGGTGGGTCCGATGCTCGTTGTGGGACCGGACCCATTGCAACTGGCTGACCCCGGCCGAGGTCGCCGACGACAGCATCGGACTGCGCGGACGCTGCTTCCCGGAGTCGCTGATCCGGCGTCAGCCCGACGCCGAGGACACCATCGCGCTCGAGAAGCTCGCCCCGGCGTCCTTCGACCTGCGGCTGCTGATCTATCAACTCGTCGATCTCGGCTTGCCGGTGGAGCCGTTCTGGCGCACCGACGGCGGCCTGGCGTTCGATCTGCTGTCGAGTCAGACCCTCGGCAGGCCGGTGATGATCGGTCACGCGGGTGGTGTGGTGACCATCGACCTCGCCGAGACCCAGGATGCGTATCGTGAGCGGCTACGGGTCGACCTCGGCGAGCAGTACCGCACGATGCTCGGTCACTTCCGGCACGAGACGGGTCACTACTTCGAACACGTCCTCGTCGAAACCGGCCCGGGCGCCGACCGGTACCTCGAGCGCTGCCGGGACCTGTTCGGGGACGAACGCGCGAGCTACGCCGACGCGATCACGCGGCACTACCGGTTCGGGGCACCAGAGAACTGGCACGATTCGTACATCTCCGAGTACGCCACGATGCACCCGTGGGAGGACTTCGCCGAGTGCTTCGCGCACTACCTGCACATCACCGGAACCATCGACACCGCCCGGGAATCCGGGCTCAATCTCGATGCCCAGCAGGTCCGGTTCACCATGGAGCGCGACATCGTGCCGCTCCGGTCGTACGCCGACGAGCCGATCGAGCGTCTGCTCTACGACTGGAAGTGGTTGTCGCTCATGCTGAACAGGGTGAACGTGGCGATGGGGCGCCGGCCGCTGTACCCGTTCACGATCCCCGAACCGGTCGTACGCAAACTCGGTTTCGTGCACGAGGTGATCCGCGAGAGTGCCCGCCGGGCGGTGGCCACGGACCCGCTCGTCGCGATGCCGGCCTAG
- the otsB gene encoding trehalose-phosphatase has protein sequence MSDNGIPAELTEALTRAAGVGVLLVASDYDGCVSPIVSRPEDAVPLPASIDALTAAAALPDTVVAVVSGRERAVLAALSGLTAPVVLVGSHGSEFESGFAVEVTDEARALLNRLIDELSSIAAEFPDSTVEVKPASTVLHVRNASETDAVSALDRARTGPAAWPGVHVTEGKAVLELAVIETSKGHALDTLRGAIGADAVIYLGDDVTDEKAFAHLRPGSGDVGIKVGEGDTAAEYRIADTDDVATVLAFVAEQRARAAD, from the coding sequence GTGAGCGACAACGGGATTCCCGCCGAGCTCACCGAGGCGCTGACGCGGGCCGCCGGCGTCGGGGTGCTGCTCGTGGCGAGCGACTACGACGGATGTGTCTCGCCGATCGTGTCGCGGCCCGAGGACGCCGTTCCCCTCCCCGCGTCGATCGACGCGCTCACCGCCGCCGCCGCGCTGCCGGACACCGTCGTCGCAGTCGTGTCCGGCCGCGAGCGCGCCGTGCTCGCGGCACTGTCCGGCCTCACCGCCCCGGTGGTGCTGGTCGGCAGTCACGGCAGCGAGTTCGAATCCGGGTTCGCGGTCGAGGTCACCGACGAGGCCCGCGCGTTGCTCAACCGGCTGATCGACGAGTTGTCCTCCATCGCAGCCGAATTCCCGGACAGCACAGTCGAGGTCAAACCGGCCAGCACCGTGCTGCACGTGCGCAACGCGTCCGAGACGGACGCCGTCTCCGCGCTCGACCGTGCGCGCACCGGCCCGGCCGCCTGGCCGGGCGTGCACGTGACCGAAGGCAAGGCCGTTCTCGAACTCGCGGTGATCGAGACCAGCAAGGGTCACGCGCTCGACACCCTGCGCGGGGCCATCGGCGCCGACGCGGTCATCTACCTCGGCGACGACGTCACCGACGAGAAGGCCTTCGCCCACCTCCGCCCGGGGTCCGGCGACGTCGGCATCAAGGTCGGCGAGGGCGACACCGCCGCCGAATACCGCATCGCCGACACCGACGACGTGGCAACGGTTCTCGCGTTCGTCGCCGAACAGCGGGCACGCGCGGCCGACTAG
- a CDS encoding alpha,alpha-trehalose-phosphate synthase (UDP-forming) — protein MTGTDRNTHDGAEFVVVANRLPVDKEVLPDGTVNWKRSPGGLVTALEPILRANTGAWVGWSGIPDSDDNPDIEGIDIHAVPLSTQEIAEYYEGFSNATLWPLYHDVIVKPEYHREWWNAYVEVNRRFAEAASKAAGEGAVVWVQDYQLQLVPKMLRMLRPDVKIGFFLHIPFPPVELFMQMPWRTEIVEGLLGADLIGFHLPGGAQNFLFLARRLAGQATSKGTVGVRSRFGVVQVGFRTVRVGAFPISIESGELDAQSKTRKIRERAAEIRRELGNPKTIMLGVDRLDYTKGIDVRLKAISELLAEKRLEPADTVMLQLATPSRERVESYKQMRAGIEQLVGNINGTYASVGQPVVQYLHRPVPREELLAFFVAADVMLVTPLRDGMNLVAKEYVACRGDLGGALVLSEFTGAAAELRSAYQANPYDLDGVKDAIEAAVEQSEHEGRRRMRALRRQVLAHDVTKWAESFLGTLGADSDTELSANRGVHLVDEPE, from the coding sequence GTGACCGGGACCGACCGGAACACCCACGACGGGGCGGAGTTCGTCGTCGTCGCGAACCGGCTGCCCGTCGACAAAGAGGTCCTTCCCGACGGCACCGTCAACTGGAAGCGGAGTCCGGGGGGACTCGTGACCGCGCTCGAGCCGATCCTGCGCGCCAACACCGGGGCCTGGGTCGGATGGTCGGGGATTCCCGACTCCGACGACAACCCCGACATCGAGGGCATCGACATCCACGCGGTCCCGCTCTCGACGCAGGAGATCGCCGAGTACTACGAGGGCTTCTCCAACGCCACGCTGTGGCCGCTCTACCACGACGTCATCGTCAAACCCGAGTACCACCGCGAATGGTGGAACGCCTACGTCGAGGTCAACCGGCGGTTCGCCGAGGCGGCGTCGAAGGCCGCCGGCGAGGGCGCGGTCGTCTGGGTGCAGGACTACCAGCTCCAGCTGGTGCCCAAGATGCTGCGGATGCTCCGACCCGATGTGAAGATCGGCTTCTTCCTGCACATCCCGTTCCCGCCGGTCGAACTGTTCATGCAGATGCCGTGGCGGACCGAGATCGTCGAGGGCCTCCTCGGCGCCGACCTCATCGGCTTCCATCTGCCGGGCGGGGCGCAGAACTTCCTCTTCCTGGCCCGGCGCCTCGCCGGTCAGGCGACGAGCAAGGGCACGGTCGGCGTGCGCTCGCGTTTCGGCGTGGTGCAGGTCGGGTTCCGGACCGTGCGCGTCGGCGCGTTCCCCATCTCGATCGAGTCCGGCGAGCTCGACGCCCAGTCCAAGACCCGCAAGATCCGGGAACGGGCCGCCGAGATCCGCCGCGAACTGGGCAATCCGAAGACGATCATGCTCGGCGTCGACCGGCTCGACTACACCAAGGGCATCGACGTCCGGCTCAAGGCCATCTCGGAGCTGCTGGCCGAGAAGCGGCTCGAGCCCGCCGACACGGTGATGCTGCAGCTCGCGACGCCGAGCCGGGAACGCGTCGAGAGCTACAAGCAGATGCGCGCCGGCATCGAGCAACTCGTCGGGAACATCAACGGCACGTACGCGAGCGTGGGACAGCCCGTGGTGCAGTACCTGCATCGTCCGGTGCCCCGCGAAGAACTGCTCGCCTTCTTCGTGGCAGCCGACGTCATGCTGGTCACGCCGCTGCGTGACGGCATGAATCTCGTCGCCAAGGAGTACGTGGCCTGCCGGGGCGATCTGGGCGGCGCGCTCGTGCTCAGCGAGTTCACCGGCGCGGCAGCGGAACTGCGTTCGGCCTACCAGGCCAATCCGTACGACCTCGACGGCGTGAAGGACGCGATCGAGGCCGCCGTCGAACAGAGCGAACACGAGGGCAGGCGACGCATGCGCGCGCTGCGGAGGCAGGTTCTCGCCCACGACGTCACGAAGTGGGCCGAGAGCTTCCTCGGCACACTCGGCGCCGACTCCGACACCGAGCTGTCGGCCAATCGGGGCGTCCACCTGGTGGACGAACCGGAGTGA
- a CDS encoding threonine/serine ThrE exporter family protein gives MREQIGRVLRRLSGSRQATIDTIEPGSIMVSPRKPIEPFDVAAITEVLDLATKIGAVLLDSGTGAIDTQTQIKFVAGVYGLEDVDVDVTYNTIVVSARRGATLPPITTMEQVYYRSMDFTRLAQVDRLVRRIRDSFISPSTAHQMVDEIITAPHPYPHWLATTAWGIMASGIAVLLGGQYLVAALAFATTVVTVSINRRLNRIGTPVFFQQVLGGFVAVVPAALVFAAAERLGVQIAPSQVIAAGIVVLLSGLSLVGSVQDAITGAPITGVARFFELLLMTGGIIAGVGVAIRILEAGGIYLPTITTTTSFEVVELPIRVVAGAVAACAYALASYAETRALGVAFLGGFIGTAVAAASTFTDIGDVIANGLAAAFVGLIGGLLARRALTPPLVVAVAGITPLLPGLAVYRGLYGILGDQTLDGFTWIANALAIGCALAAGVTLGEFVARSLRRPQLPPRPDWRLRRRIALREDREARQAHANARRGRPNRRRPPTPRL, from the coding sequence GTGCGCGAACAGATCGGCCGTGTCCTGCGTCGGCTCAGCGGCAGCCGGCAGGCGACGATCGACACCATCGAACCCGGCAGCATCATGGTGTCGCCGCGCAAGCCGATCGAACCGTTCGACGTCGCGGCCATCACCGAGGTCCTCGACCTCGCCACGAAGATCGGTGCCGTGCTACTCGACTCGGGCACCGGGGCCATCGACACCCAGACACAGATCAAGTTCGTCGCCGGGGTGTACGGCCTCGAAGACGTCGATGTCGACGTCACCTACAACACGATCGTGGTCAGTGCCCGGCGCGGTGCGACGCTCCCGCCCATCACGACGATGGAGCAGGTCTACTACCGCTCGATGGACTTCACGCGGCTCGCACAGGTCGACCGGCTGGTCCGTCGCATCCGCGATTCGTTCATCAGCCCGTCCACCGCGCATCAGATGGTCGACGAGATCATCACGGCACCCCACCCCTATCCGCACTGGCTGGCCACGACCGCCTGGGGAATCATGGCGTCGGGCATCGCGGTGCTGCTCGGTGGCCAGTATCTCGTCGCCGCGCTGGCCTTCGCGACCACCGTGGTGACGGTCAGCATCAACCGCCGCCTCAACCGCATCGGGACCCCCGTGTTCTTCCAGCAGGTCCTCGGCGGGTTCGTGGCCGTCGTCCCCGCCGCCCTCGTCTTCGCCGCGGCCGAACGGCTCGGGGTCCAGATCGCGCCCTCGCAGGTCATCGCGGCCGGCATCGTCGTCCTGCTGTCCGGGCTGTCGCTGGTCGGCTCGGTACAGGACGCGATCACCGGCGCGCCCATCACGGGGGTGGCCCGCTTCTTCGAGTTGCTGCTGATGACCGGCGGCATCATCGCCGGCGTCGGCGTCGCGATCCGAATCCTGGAGGCGGGGGGCATCTACCTCCCGACCATCACCACGACGACCAGCTTCGAGGTCGTCGAACTCCCCATCCGGGTGGTCGCCGGCGCGGTGGCCGCCTGTGCCTATGCGCTGGCCAGCTACGCCGAGACGCGCGCGCTCGGGGTGGCGTTCCTCGGCGGCTTCATCGGCACCGCCGTGGCGGCCGCGTCGACCTTCACCGACATCGGCGACGTCATCGCCAACGGTCTCGCGGCGGCGTTCGTCGGCCTGATCGGCGGCCTGCTGGCACGCCGTGCGCTGACGCCACCGCTCGTCGTGGCGGTGGCCGGCATCACCCCGCTGCTACCGGGTCTCGCGGTGTATCGCGGTCTCTACGGCATTCTCGGCGATCAGACGCTCGACGGCTTCACCTGGATCGCGAACGCGCTGGCCATCGGCTGCGCTCTCGCCGCGGGCGTCACCCTGGGCGAGTTCGTCGCCCGGTCGCTGCGACGTCCCCAGCTGCCTCCCCGACCGGACTGGCGACTCCGCCGCCGGATCGCGCTGCGCGAGGATCGCGAGGCCCGTCAGGCGCACGCCAACGCCCGCCGGGGCCGACCGAACCGCCGGCGACCACCGACGCCGCGACTCTGA
- a CDS encoding RidA family protein, whose translation MSSVQINGPRDGHTRSATVSPGSLVFTAGAAPIDADGATVAPGNVREQAVQCMKNLEAALVESGATLRDVAKITVFVAEHLQADLVVAWDAVTEAFGDHKPAGSLLGVSVLAYDEQLVEIEAVAAIRA comes from the coding sequence ATGTCCTCCGTGCAGATCAACGGTCCCCGAGACGGTCACACCCGCAGCGCCACGGTGAGTCCCGGAAGTCTCGTCTTCACCGCCGGCGCGGCGCCCATCGACGCCGACGGCGCGACCGTCGCTCCCGGGAACGTTCGCGAACAGGCCGTGCAGTGCATGAAGAATCTCGAGGCCGCACTGGTCGAGTCCGGCGCCACACTGCGCGACGTCGCCAAGATCACCGTCTTCGTCGCCGAGCACCTGCAGGCCGATCTGGTGGTCGCGTGGGACGCGGTGACCGAGGCCTTCGGCGACCACAAGCCGGCAGGCAGCCTGCTGGGCGTCTCGGTTCTCGCCTACGACGAACAGCTGGTGGAGATCGAGGCGGTGGCCGCGATCAGGGCGTAA
- a CDS encoding IclR family transcriptional regulator — protein MSCSLDRLASESASEAPVDSAAEDRSVIARAFLVLAALDDNRSSVSLASLAKRTGLPKGSLHRLCAQLASQGAVERTDLGYRLGFRMFELGAQASLPRRLRELSLPLMAELHASTKFAVHLSVLVNSDVFIVNSISGRATLGLSMAPGGRYPALGTAAGKVLLALAPERECEEALGTIANSARVQRELSKIATDELACHWTRSKLQALGVPITSEDGAVVAALSVCSHDLAAQQQQATQALRGTAAAIEKKLLSTSNGAYTAHLSRVS, from the coding sequence ATGTCATGTTCTCTAGATCGACTTGCTAGTGAGTCGGCGTCCGAGGCACCTGTCGACAGTGCGGCCGAAGACCGGAGCGTGATCGCGCGCGCGTTTTTGGTACTCGCAGCGCTGGACGACAATCGGTCTAGCGTGTCACTCGCCAGCCTCGCCAAGCGGACCGGTCTTCCGAAGGGCAGTCTTCATCGACTCTGCGCTCAATTGGCATCGCAGGGTGCCGTCGAGAGGACAGACCTCGGATACCGACTCGGATTTCGCATGTTTGAACTCGGTGCGCAGGCCTCGTTGCCCCGTCGGCTCCGGGAGTTGTCCCTTCCCCTCATGGCTGAGCTTCACGCTTCAACGAAGTTCGCGGTCCATCTCAGTGTTCTGGTGAATTCCGACGTATTCATCGTCAACTCGATTTCGGGGCGAGCGACACTTGGGCTCTCCATGGCGCCGGGTGGACGCTATCCGGCGCTTGGGACAGCGGCAGGCAAGGTCCTCCTTGCGCTTGCGCCCGAGAGGGAATGCGAAGAAGCTTTGGGAACTATTGCTAACTCGGCGCGCGTGCAGCGCGAATTGTCGAAAATAGCAACCGATGAATTGGCGTGTCACTGGACCCGTTCCAAGCTTCAGGCATTAGGTGTGCCTATAACCAGTGAAGACGGTGCCGTCGTTGCCGCACTGTCGGTATGCTCCCACGATCTTGCGGCTCAGCAGCAGCAGGCCACGCAGGCGCTTCGCGGGACGGCTGCAGCGATCGAGAAGAAGCTGTTGTCCACCTCGAATGGCGCCTACACGGCACACCTCAGTCGGGTGTCGTAA
- a CDS encoding IclR family transcriptional regulator, giving the protein MPYFKLFLSCVPSEKSTDVGPSSIATRLGPARPKGDGVPDSGSRTVGRIAKLLEAVVLSDEPQRLVEIVSALDAPSSSVHLLLQELRKSGLVEMFSDKRYGPGPALISLAFQVVSREHIVDLAQPYMEQLMRRAGEDVYLARPDNGSMIYVNRVRSSGGLSLDIPLGSPRPLHATSVGQLYLAFSPEARARIWDAVPLTPITDRTLTSRESLEVRLAEVANRGWAWTDRENHRGVVAIAAPVWNRDGKFLAAISVSMSNPSSWSQIDEMAEFLTAACDQLSAELRGA; this is encoded by the coding sequence GTGCCGTATTTCAAATTATTCTTGAGTTGCGTACCATCAGAGAAGTCGACCGACGTCGGACCAAGTTCAATTGCTACGAGACTTGGGCCTGCTCGGCCAAAGGGGGACGGAGTGCCTGATTCTGGTAGTCGGACGGTGGGACGGATCGCCAAGCTACTCGAAGCTGTCGTCCTGAGTGACGAGCCACAACGACTTGTGGAGATCGTAAGCGCGCTTGACGCTCCTTCATCGTCCGTTCATCTGCTCCTACAAGAGCTGAGGAAATCTGGTCTGGTCGAAATGTTCAGTGATAAACGCTACGGACCCGGACCCGCGCTGATTTCGCTGGCCTTCCAGGTTGTCTCGAGAGAACACATAGTCGACTTGGCGCAACCATATATGGAACAACTGATGCGGCGGGCCGGAGAGGATGTCTACCTCGCTCGACCGGACAACGGGTCAATGATCTATGTGAATCGGGTCCGGTCTAGCGGTGGCCTTAGTCTGGATATTCCCCTTGGGAGTCCCCGCCCCTTGCATGCAACGTCGGTGGGGCAACTCTATCTGGCTTTTTCTCCGGAAGCCCGCGCAAGAATTTGGGACGCGGTTCCCCTGACGCCAATAACTGATCGGACCTTGACGAGCCGAGAGTCTCTCGAAGTCCGTCTCGCCGAGGTGGCTAACCGTGGCTGGGCCTGGACTGATCGGGAGAACCATCGTGGTGTTGTTGCGATCGCAGCGCCGGTATGGAATCGGGACGGAAAGTTCTTGGCAGCGATTTCAGTATCAATGAGTAACCCTAGTTCGTGGAGTCAGATCGACGAGATGGCGGAATTCTTGACGGCTGCCTGCGATCAATTATCAGCGGAACTACGGGGAGCTTAG